The Lycium barbarum isolate Lr01 chromosome 10, ASM1917538v2, whole genome shotgun sequence genome includes a region encoding these proteins:
- the LOC132615041 gene encoding protein ANTI-SILENCING 1 isoform X1, giving the protein MALVEAVKVEPPAVQEKDEEVEFVWGKKRGTGGKKKEVQFYESFTYDGVEYSLYDCVYMHKEGELPYIGMIIKIWENPDKSRKIKIHWFFRPSEILYHLKDVKVAENEVFLASGEGTGLANVNHLEAIAGKCNVVCISEDNRNLQPSDEEVKMADYVFYRAFDVGNCTIVDKMDDKVGGLDVKCVFNRKESQKASHVLKLASDSKDVETAVDCRANGESFGLKPQNYLATAKASHLIGKSDVDAPSSLVRQDALRRDTNVLRVNQETAKKENSVPGEKNSHDLGIAKAAGKSSHSVGKSDADAKSSPFREDALPGDANDSHIEQQSTMKGNAAPVPFVNSKTATTKQNTLSEENAHGIVKNDKNDKKVNKPPVQLVEAGESGKPSKDLGILDDRPSKRIKVNGSVTLLEDKGGNSVQKTTVCRNDKKVTGTSAGPSEDRKKSGDSMKIRKDSAALDIRPPKKANIDILKVKVDRDKSNMSIGKPVDNIGKLPKLSVGTSPKEVEKTEGKRFEVTRRPLAESSKWFKSPPWEEVMQTSNEQGTLILLENLNPDYTSGEVEDIIWHACRENCTAKMVQRTAFSSPYSGRALVAFKTREAAERVSKKLADGCLMVSNQRPLVASFVTLPKMEGNTPSFAGHLFVDKLRLQLQREMKGAVSTSHCSQPNTIEHEMGNEWRLLQARSDSWWNRLYKQQKEEIRKTASELKRK; this is encoded by the exons ATGGCCTTGGTAGAAGCAGTTAAAGTAGAGCCTCCAGCGGTTCAAGAAAAGGATGAGGAAGTTGAATTTGTATGGGGTAAAAAGAGAGGTACTGGTGGTAAGAAGAAGGAGGTGCAGTTTTATGAATCTTTTACCTATGATGGTGTGGAATATTCTCTATATGACTGTGTATACATGCACAAGGAAGGTGAACTTCCTTACATTGGTATGATCATAAAGATATGGGAAAATCCAGACAAGTCTAGGAAGATAAAGATTCATTGGTTTTTCCGGCCATCAGAAATATTGTATCACCTGAAAGATGTAAAGGTAGCAGAGAATGAAGTATTTCTTGCCTCTGGTGAAGGCACTGGTTTGGCTAATGTTAATCATTTG GAAGCTATTGCTGGCAAATGCAATGTTGTCTGCATTTCAGAGGACAACAGAAATCTGCAACCATCAGATGAAGAAGTTAAAATGGCTGACTATGTTTTCTACCGTGCTTTTGATGTGGGAAATTGTACAATTGTGGATAAGATGGATGACAAAGTTGGTGGGCTGGATG TCAAGTGTGTTTTTAACAGGAAAGAGAGTCAAAAGGCCAGTCATGTCCTCAAACTTGCTTCTGACTCGAAAGATGTCGAAACTGCCGTGGACTGTCGAGCTAATGGGGAGTCCTTTGGGCTAAAGCCACAGAATTATCTTGCAACTGCCAAAGCGAGTCATTTAATTGGAAAAAGTGATGTAGATGCACCAAGTTCTTTGGTTAGACAGGATGCCTTACGGAGAGATACAAATGTTTTACGTGTTAATCAGGAAACAGCTAAGAAAGAGAATTCTGTCCCTGGTGAGAAAAATTCACATGATTTGGGAATTGCCAAAGCTGCTGGAAAATCAAGTCATTCAGTGGGAAAAAGTGATGCAGATGCGAAAAGTTCACCATTTAGAGAGGATGCCTTACCTGGAGATGCAAATGATTCTCACATTGAGCAGCAATCAACAATGAAAGGAAATGCCGCACCGGTGCCGTTTGTTAACAGCAAAACAGCCACTACCAAGCAAAATACTTTAAGTGAAGAAAATGCACACGGCATAGTTAAGAATGACAAGAATGATAAAAAAGTTAATAAGCCTCCAGTACAACTCGTAGAAGCTGGTGAAAGTGGAAAACCTTCGAAGGATCTTGGCATTTTGGACGATAGGCCTTCAAAACGAATAAAAGTAAATGGTTCCGTGACACTATTAGAGGACAAAGGTGGGAACAGTGTACAAAAAACCACTGTTTGCAGAAATGACAAAAAGGTTACGGGAACAAGTGCTGGTCCTTCTGAAGATAGAAAGAAATCTGGAGATAGCATGAAGATCAGAAAAGATAGTGCTGCCTTGGATATCAGACCTCCGAAGAAAGCAAACATTGACATTCTTAAAGTAAAAGTGGATAGAGATAAAAGTAACATGTCAATAGGTAAACCTGTTGATAATATAGGCAAGTTGCCTAAATTATCTGTTGGAACATCCCCAAAGGAAGTTGAGAAAACGGAAGGCAAGAGATTTGAAGTCACTCGGAGACCCCTTGCA GAGTCAAGCAAGTGGTTTAAATCACCT CCATGGGAGGAGGTGATGCAAACGTCAAATGAGCAAGGGACACTTATCTTACTAGAAAATTTGAATCCCGACTATACATCAGGAGAGGTGGAG GATATTATCTGGCATGCATGTAGGGAAAACTGCACAGCCAAAATGGTTCAGCGCACTGCTTTCTCTAGCCCATACTCTG GTAGAGCGTTGGTTGCCTTCAAAACAAGAGAAGCAGCAGAAAGGGTCAGTAAAAAGTTGGCTGATGGATGCTTAATGGTGTCAAATCAGAG GCCGCTCGTTGCTAGCTTTGTAACTCTTCCGAAAATGGAAGGAAACACTCCATCATTTGCTGGACATCTATTTGTTGATAAACTAAGACTACAATTGCAGAGGGAAATG AAAGGAGCAGTTTCTACTTCTCATTGTTCTCAGCCCAATACCATAGAGCATGAAATGGGCAACGAGTGGCGCTTACTGCAAGCAAGATCTGACAGCTGGTGGAATCGGCTATATAAG caacaaaaagaggaaataAGAAAAACCGCGTCAGAACTCAAGAGAAAGTGA
- the LOC132615041 gene encoding protein ANTI-SILENCING 1 isoform X2, which produces MALVEAVKVEPPAVQEKDEEVEFVWGKKRGTGGKKKEVQFYESFTYDGVEYSLYDCVYMHKEGELPYIGMIIKIWENPDKSRKIKIHWFFRPSEILYHLKDVKVAENEVFLASGEGTGLANVNHLEAIAGKCNVVCISEDNRNLQPSDEEVKMADYVFYRAFDVGNCTIVDKMDDKVGGLDVKCVFNRKESQKASHVLKLASDSKDVETAVDCRANGESFGLKPQNYLATAKASHLIGKSDVDAPSSLVRQDALRRDTNVLRVNQETAKKENSVPGEKNSHDLGIAKAAGKSSHSVGKSDADAKSSPFREDALPGDANDSHIEQQSTMKGNAAPVPFVNSKTATTKQNTLSEENAHGIVKNDKNDKKVNKPPVQLVEAGESGKPSKDLGILDDRPSKRIKVNGSVTLLEDKGGNSVQKTTVCRNDKKVTGTSAGPSEDRKKSGDSMKIRKDSAALDIRPPKKANIDILKVKVDRDKSNMSIGKPVDNIGKLPKLSVGTSPKEVEKTEGKRFEVTRRPLAESSKWFKSPDIIWHACRENCTAKMVQRTAFSSPYSGRALVAFKTREAAERVSKKLADGCLMVSNQRPLVASFVTLPKMEGNTPSFAGHLFVDKLRLQLQREMKGAVSTSHCSQPNTIEHEMGNEWRLLQARSDSWWNRLYKQQKEEIRKTASELKRK; this is translated from the exons ATGGCCTTGGTAGAAGCAGTTAAAGTAGAGCCTCCAGCGGTTCAAGAAAAGGATGAGGAAGTTGAATTTGTATGGGGTAAAAAGAGAGGTACTGGTGGTAAGAAGAAGGAGGTGCAGTTTTATGAATCTTTTACCTATGATGGTGTGGAATATTCTCTATATGACTGTGTATACATGCACAAGGAAGGTGAACTTCCTTACATTGGTATGATCATAAAGATATGGGAAAATCCAGACAAGTCTAGGAAGATAAAGATTCATTGGTTTTTCCGGCCATCAGAAATATTGTATCACCTGAAAGATGTAAAGGTAGCAGAGAATGAAGTATTTCTTGCCTCTGGTGAAGGCACTGGTTTGGCTAATGTTAATCATTTG GAAGCTATTGCTGGCAAATGCAATGTTGTCTGCATTTCAGAGGACAACAGAAATCTGCAACCATCAGATGAAGAAGTTAAAATGGCTGACTATGTTTTCTACCGTGCTTTTGATGTGGGAAATTGTACAATTGTGGATAAGATGGATGACAAAGTTGGTGGGCTGGATG TCAAGTGTGTTTTTAACAGGAAAGAGAGTCAAAAGGCCAGTCATGTCCTCAAACTTGCTTCTGACTCGAAAGATGTCGAAACTGCCGTGGACTGTCGAGCTAATGGGGAGTCCTTTGGGCTAAAGCCACAGAATTATCTTGCAACTGCCAAAGCGAGTCATTTAATTGGAAAAAGTGATGTAGATGCACCAAGTTCTTTGGTTAGACAGGATGCCTTACGGAGAGATACAAATGTTTTACGTGTTAATCAGGAAACAGCTAAGAAAGAGAATTCTGTCCCTGGTGAGAAAAATTCACATGATTTGGGAATTGCCAAAGCTGCTGGAAAATCAAGTCATTCAGTGGGAAAAAGTGATGCAGATGCGAAAAGTTCACCATTTAGAGAGGATGCCTTACCTGGAGATGCAAATGATTCTCACATTGAGCAGCAATCAACAATGAAAGGAAATGCCGCACCGGTGCCGTTTGTTAACAGCAAAACAGCCACTACCAAGCAAAATACTTTAAGTGAAGAAAATGCACACGGCATAGTTAAGAATGACAAGAATGATAAAAAAGTTAATAAGCCTCCAGTACAACTCGTAGAAGCTGGTGAAAGTGGAAAACCTTCGAAGGATCTTGGCATTTTGGACGATAGGCCTTCAAAACGAATAAAAGTAAATGGTTCCGTGACACTATTAGAGGACAAAGGTGGGAACAGTGTACAAAAAACCACTGTTTGCAGAAATGACAAAAAGGTTACGGGAACAAGTGCTGGTCCTTCTGAAGATAGAAAGAAATCTGGAGATAGCATGAAGATCAGAAAAGATAGTGCTGCCTTGGATATCAGACCTCCGAAGAAAGCAAACATTGACATTCTTAAAGTAAAAGTGGATAGAGATAAAAGTAACATGTCAATAGGTAAACCTGTTGATAATATAGGCAAGTTGCCTAAATTATCTGTTGGAACATCCCCAAAGGAAGTTGAGAAAACGGAAGGCAAGAGATTTGAAGTCACTCGGAGACCCCTTGCA GAGTCAAGCAAGTGGTTTAAATCACCT GATATTATCTGGCATGCATGTAGGGAAAACTGCACAGCCAAAATGGTTCAGCGCACTGCTTTCTCTAGCCCATACTCTG GTAGAGCGTTGGTTGCCTTCAAAACAAGAGAAGCAGCAGAAAGGGTCAGTAAAAAGTTGGCTGATGGATGCTTAATGGTGTCAAATCAGAG GCCGCTCGTTGCTAGCTTTGTAACTCTTCCGAAAATGGAAGGAAACACTCCATCATTTGCTGGACATCTATTTGTTGATAAACTAAGACTACAATTGCAGAGGGAAATG AAAGGAGCAGTTTCTACTTCTCATTGTTCTCAGCCCAATACCATAGAGCATGAAATGGGCAACGAGTGGCGCTTACTGCAAGCAAGATCTGACAGCTGGTGGAATCGGCTATATAAG caacaaaaagaggaaataAGAAAAACCGCGTCAGAACTCAAGAGAAAGTGA